The following coding sequences lie in one Arachis hypogaea cultivar Tifrunner chromosome 4, arahy.Tifrunner.gnm2.J5K5, whole genome shotgun sequence genomic window:
- the LOC112797470 gene encoding signal peptide peptidase-like 4 isoform X2 has translation MVCEENETDIDIGIPAVMLPQDAGENIKSHIQNKSIVSVQLYSPLRPLVDVAEVFLWLMAVGTILCASYWSAWTTREAAVEREKLLKDASDEYLNTENAGSTGYVEISTMAAISFVVIASCFLLMLYKLMASWFIEVLVVLFCIGGVEGLQTCLVALLSCFRWFQHAGQTFVKIPFFGAVSYLTLAMTPFCIVFAVLWGVFRHVSFAWIGQDILGIALIITVLQIVRIPNLKVGTVLLSCAFLYDIFWVFVSKWWFHESVMIVVARGDRSGEDGIPMLLKIPRLFDPWGGYSIIGFGDIILPGLLVAFSLRYDWLAKRNLRSGYFVWAMSAYGLGLLITYVALNLMDGHGQPALLYIVPFTLGTFLSLGKKRGELKLLWTRGEPEMPCPHNQESQ, from the exons ATGGTTTGTGAAGAGAATGAAACTGATATTGATATTGGAATTCCTGCTGTGATGCTTCCACAAGATGCTGGTGAAAACATTAAAAGTCATATACAAAACAAATCGATAG TGTCTGTGCAGTTATACTCTCCGCTGCGCCCATTAGTTGATGTAGCGGAAGTGTTTTTATGGCTTATGGCTGTTGGTACCATTCTCTGTGCTTCTTATTGGTCTGCCTGGACAACCAGAGAGGCTGCTGTTGAGCGGGAGAAGCTATTAAAG GATGCTTCGGATGAATATTTGAATACTGAGAATGCTGGTTCTACTGGTTATGTAGAAATCAGTACCATGGCAGCAATTTCTTTTGTTGTGATCGCTTCTTGTTTCTTGCTTATGCTTTACAAATTAATGGCATCCTGGTTTATTGAAGTTCTGGTGGTTCTATTTTGCATTGGTGGTGTTGAG GGACTGCAAACTTGCTTGGTGGCTCTGTTATCATG TTTCAGATGGTTTCAACATGCTGGGCAAACATTTGTAAAAATACCCTTCTTTGGAGCTGTCTCATATTTGACGCTTGCTATGACTCCCTTCTGCATAGTATTTGCCGTGCTTTGGGGAGTTTTTCGACACGTATCTTTTGCATGGATTGGACAAGATATTCTT GGAATTGCATTGATAATTACGGTTCTTCAGATTGTCCGCATACCAAATCTCAAG GTTGGAACTGTTCTTCTTAGTTGCGCCTTTCTATATGACATCTTCTGGGTGTTTGTCTCTAAGTGGTGGTTCCATGAGAGCGTAATGATAGTG GTAGCTCGAGGCGATAGGAGTGGAGAAGATGGTATCCCCATGCTGCTTAAAATACCGCGTCTGTTTGATCCTTGGGGTGGTTACAGCATAATTGGTTTTGGGGACATAATCTTACCAGGGCTTCTAGTGGCATTTTCACTAAG GTATGATTGGCTGGCAAAGAGGAACCTTCGGTCTGGATACTTCGTGTGGGCAATGAGTGCTTACGGTTTAG GTCTCCTTATCACATATGTTGCTTTGAACTTGATGGATGGGCATGGTCAACCAGCATTGCTTTATATCGTCCCGTTTACTCTTG GCACATTTTTGTCATTGGGAAAGAAGAGAGGTGAACTCAAGCTTTTATGGACAAGAGGGGAACCAGAAATGCCTTGCCCTCATAACCAAGAGTCTCAATAA
- the LOC112797472 gene encoding origin of replication complex subunit 5 isoform X1 — protein MNSEEAAQIPRRTTRSLASSSASTSNNASSAKVNSLEPLTVNDLLVGGDPISLDELFSNFPGRSSQILEIVSLLGPLNTPMLPLFVYGGASTGKTSIILQLFRHLNRPLVYSSCRTCYNQRILFESILNQLHLHRKSSANGYSNAKRCERPSDFINFLKEALTDAINNLKEKSEKLISGKTMAQGGIGNMIYLVFDNFQLVREWDKSSTLLPFLFNLYDLLKIPEVGLIFISNTSPDTFYSSNMGYVEPIPVYFPDYTDADLRKILSRNQADSKLYSSFLDVALRSFFRVTRQVDELSTAFKPLYEKYCEPLRDKRVFPNGDKDKDMKRKLFSHINPHITSSLNEIFKVSSHPSAEVENSKEANLKVNQRKLERREEIAKLDFHMSTSAKYLLISAFLASRNPATLDASLFDSKGGSDNRKRKRKPSEKVPERKESLEEELLMKGPGSFPLERLLAIFQCIVSVAEDSSDEDKQSGELMSDVLLQLSSLCNAKFIFKGRSCPIEGSVRYRSTVSEDLALKVARSLKFPLSSYLYKRT, from the exons ATGAATTCAGAGGAAGCTGCACAAATTCCCAGAAGAACTACAAGGTCTTTAGCTTCATCTTCTGCGTCGACTTCTAATAATGCATCTTCTGCAAAAGTAAATAGCCTTGAACCTCTAACAGTCAATGACCTTTTAGTTGGAGGAGACCCTATTAGCCTAGATGAATTGTTTTCTAATTTCCCCGGTAGAAGTAGCCAGATTCTCGAGATTGTAAGCCTTTTGGGGCCATTGAACACTCCAATGCTTCCTTTGTTTGTGTATGGTGGTGCTTCCACTGGAAAAACCAGTATCATTCTTCAATTATTCCGGCATCTTAACAGGCCTCTTGTTTATTCTAGCTGCAGGACGTGTTATAATCAGCGTATCTTGTTTGAATCTATTCTAAATCAGTTGCATCTCCATAGAAAAAGTTCTGCCAATGGCTATTCAAATGCAAAGCGCTGTGAGAGACCATcggattttattaattttcttaaGGAAGCATTGACCGATGCCATAAACAATCTGAAGGAGAAGTCGGAGAAGTTGATATCAGGCAAGACAATGGCACAAGGGGGGATTGGAAACATGATCTACTTGGTATTTGACAATTTTCAGCTTGTTAGAGAGTGGGATAAGAGCTCTACTTTATTACCCTTTCTGTTTAATCTCTATGATCTGCTGAAGATTCCTGAGGTGGGTCTAATATTTATCAGCAATACTTCTCCAGATACCTTTTACTCTTCTAACATGGGTTATGTGGAGCCTATCCCTGTATACTTTCCTGATTACACAGATGCTGATCTTCGCAAAATATTGTCGAGAAACCAAGCAGACTCGAAGCTGTATTCTTCATTCTTGGA TGTGGCTTTAAGGTCTTTCTTTAGGGTTACTAGGCAGGTTGATGAATTGTCCACTGCCTTCAAACCACTATATGAAAAATATTGTGAACCTTTACGCGATAAAAGAGTCTTTCCTAATGGAGACAAAGACAAAGACATGAAGAGAAAGTTATTTAGTCATATCAATCCTCACATCACATCCTCTCTGAATGAGATATTTAAAGTTTCATCTCATCCTTCAGCTGAAGTTGAGAACTCCAAAGAGGCAAATCTGAAGGTGAATCAAAGGAAACTGGAGCGACGTGAAGAAATTGCCAAGCTAGATTTTCACATGTCTACTAGTGCAAAGTATCTTCTTATTTCAGCATTTCTTGCTTCCAGAAATCCAGCTACTCTTGATGCTTCACTTTTTGATTCCAAAGGAGGTTCTGATAATCGAAAGCGAAAGAGGAA ACCCTCTGAGAAGGTGCCTGAAAGAAAGGAAAGTTTAGAAGAGGAGTTACTAATGAAAGGACCTGGAAGTTTCCCACTGGAGAGGTTGTTAGCCATCTTTCAGTGTATTGTATCGGTCGCAGAAGATTCGTCGGATGAGGACAAACAAAGCGGCGAGCTGATGTCTGATGTTTTGTTGCAGCTATCCAGTCTCTGCAAtgctaaatttatatttaaaggaAGAAGCTGTCCAATTGAAGGCTCAGTTCGGTATCGGTCAACTGTATCAGAAGACTTGGCTTTGAAG GTTGCAAGGAGCCTCAAGTTCCCTTTATCAAGTTATTTGTATAAAAGAACCTAG
- the LOC112797470 gene encoding signal peptide peptidase-like 4 isoform X1, with amino-acid sequence MFSFSVEGTVWCCVLMVIITVSFAGDIVHPDNIAPKRPGCDNNFVLVKVPTWINGVENCEYVGVGARFGPTLESKEKHATHTRVAIADPPDCCSKPKNKLIGEIILVHRGQCSFTTKANIAEEAGASAILIINNRTELFKMVCEENETDIDIGIPAVMLPQDAGENIKSHIQNKSIVSVQLYSPLRPLVDVAEVFLWLMAVGTILCASYWSAWTTREAAVEREKLLKDASDEYLNTENAGSTGYVEISTMAAISFVVIASCFLLMLYKLMASWFIEVLVVLFCIGGVEGLQTCLVALLSCFRWFQHAGQTFVKIPFFGAVSYLTLAMTPFCIVFAVLWGVFRHVSFAWIGQDILGIALIITVLQIVRIPNLKVGTVLLSCAFLYDIFWVFVSKWWFHESVMIVVARGDRSGEDGIPMLLKIPRLFDPWGGYSIIGFGDIILPGLLVAFSLRYDWLAKRNLRSGYFVWAMSAYGLGLLITYVALNLMDGHGQPALLYIVPFTLGTFLSLGKKRGELKLLWTRGEPEMPCPHNQESQ; translated from the exons ATGTTTTCATTTTCAGTTGAAGGAACTGTGTGGTGCTGTGTGTTAATGGTTATTATAACTGTGAGTTTTGCTGGGGATATAGTACACCCTGATAATATTGCTCCCAAGAGACCTGGTTGTGATAACAACTTTGTTCTG GTTAAAGTCCCAACTTGGATTAATGGTGTGGAGAACTGTGAGTATGTTGGTGTTGGTGCAAGATTTGGCCCTACATTGGAATCTAAAGAAAAACATGCCACCCATACTAGAGTCGCCATTGCGGACCCTCCTGATTGTTGTAGCAAGCCGAAGAATAAG CTTATTGGCGAGATCATTTTGGTGCACCGAGGACAATGTAGTTTCACAACCAAGGCAAATATAGCTGAAGAAGCTGGTGCTTCAGCGATCCTCATTATAAATAATCGGACAG AACTTTTCAAGATGGTTTGTGAAGAGAATGAAACTGATATTGATATTGGAATTCCTGCTGTGATGCTTCCACAAGATGCTGGTGAAAACATTAAAAGTCATATACAAAACAAATCGATAG TGTCTGTGCAGTTATACTCTCCGCTGCGCCCATTAGTTGATGTAGCGGAAGTGTTTTTATGGCTTATGGCTGTTGGTACCATTCTCTGTGCTTCTTATTGGTCTGCCTGGACAACCAGAGAGGCTGCTGTTGAGCGGGAGAAGCTATTAAAG GATGCTTCGGATGAATATTTGAATACTGAGAATGCTGGTTCTACTGGTTATGTAGAAATCAGTACCATGGCAGCAATTTCTTTTGTTGTGATCGCTTCTTGTTTCTTGCTTATGCTTTACAAATTAATGGCATCCTGGTTTATTGAAGTTCTGGTGGTTCTATTTTGCATTGGTGGTGTTGAG GGACTGCAAACTTGCTTGGTGGCTCTGTTATCATG TTTCAGATGGTTTCAACATGCTGGGCAAACATTTGTAAAAATACCCTTCTTTGGAGCTGTCTCATATTTGACGCTTGCTATGACTCCCTTCTGCATAGTATTTGCCGTGCTTTGGGGAGTTTTTCGACACGTATCTTTTGCATGGATTGGACAAGATATTCTT GGAATTGCATTGATAATTACGGTTCTTCAGATTGTCCGCATACCAAATCTCAAG GTTGGAACTGTTCTTCTTAGTTGCGCCTTTCTATATGACATCTTCTGGGTGTTTGTCTCTAAGTGGTGGTTCCATGAGAGCGTAATGATAGTG GTAGCTCGAGGCGATAGGAGTGGAGAAGATGGTATCCCCATGCTGCTTAAAATACCGCGTCTGTTTGATCCTTGGGGTGGTTACAGCATAATTGGTTTTGGGGACATAATCTTACCAGGGCTTCTAGTGGCATTTTCACTAAG GTATGATTGGCTGGCAAAGAGGAACCTTCGGTCTGGATACTTCGTGTGGGCAATGAGTGCTTACGGTTTAG GTCTCCTTATCACATATGTTGCTTTGAACTTGATGGATGGGCATGGTCAACCAGCATTGCTTTATATCGTCCCGTTTACTCTTG GCACATTTTTGTCATTGGGAAAGAAGAGAGGTGAACTCAAGCTTTTATGGACAAGAGGGGAACCAGAAATGCCTTGCCCTCATAACCAAGAGTCTCAATAA
- the LOC112797471 gene encoding SKP1-like protein 21 isoform X1, whose translation MSEIDMAVSKPEIMQPYIWLQTTDGAIQQVEQEIAMSCPFICQEVIQKGTGSSKNCAICLPQRVTPTILSLILDYCRFHQVPGRSNKERKSYDEKFMRMDTKQLCELTSAADSLQLKPLVDLTSRTLARIIEGKSPEEIRGIFNLPDDLTEEEKLEPLKNTTADPRIRLLNRLYAKKRKELKERERLKNVEVEEEHVDDRSVDDLLSFINGNDADPKEMKNSKNKKKNRRRKEQQTSSSLKEASELNNKEINGHNIRPQTDGANGVSEASQSNTEDSTFVPREFDDGDIDEEIDPALQEKLDREVEDFARILNSDWPKRMQELLSLGQERKAMPFTSNGNSFLRRNA comes from the exons ATGTCAGAAATTGACATGGCAGTTAGTAAACCCGAG ATTATGCAGCCGTATATCTGGCTTCAGACAACAGATGGTGCAATACAACAAGTGGAACAGGAAATTGCAATGTCTTGCCCTTTTATTTGTCAAGAAGTAATACAAAAAGGCACGGGATCTTCAAAGAACTGTGCAATATGTCTTCCTCAACGAGTCACCCCTACTATTTTGAGCTTAATACTTGATTATTGCCGATTTCATCAAGTACCAGGTCGCTCAAACAAG GAGCGGAAGTCTTATGATGAGAAATTCATGCGGATGGACACGAAGCAGTTATGCGAGTTGACATCTGCTGCAGACAGCCTTCAGTTGAAACCATTGGTTGATCTTACCAGCCGTACACTTGCTCGAATAATTGAAGGAAAATCCCCTGAGGAAATACGCGGCATATTTAATTTGCCAGATGATCTTACAGAG GAAGAGAAATTGGAGCCCTTGAAAAACACAACTGCTGATCCGAGGATCAGGCTTTTGAACCGTTTGTATGCTAAGAAAAGGAAAGAGCTGAAGGAGCGTGAGAGGCTAAAG AatgttgaagttgaagaagagcATGTGGATGATCGTTCAGTCGATGACCTTTTGTCTTTTATTAATGGAAATGATGCAG ATCCAAAGGAGATGAAAAAttctaagaataaaaagaaaaaccgaAGAAGAAAAGAGCAACAGACGAGCTCTTCTTTGAAGGAAGCTTCTGAACTGAACAATAAG GAGATAAATGGTCATAATATCAGACCCCAAACTGATGGAGCTAATGGAGTTTCCGAGGCCTCACAGTCTAATACAGAAGACAGCACTTTTGTTCCTAGAGAGTTTGATGATGGAGATATAGATGAGGAGATCGATCCTGCATTACAGGAAAAACTTGACAG GGAAGTGGAAGATTTCGCTCGCATATTAAATTCTGACTGGCCAAAGAGGATGCAGGAACTGTTGTCGTTGGGGCAAGAAAGAAAAGCAATGCCTTTTACATCCAACGGAAACAGTTTTTTAAGACGAAATGCTT AG
- the LOC112797471 gene encoding SKP1-like protein 21 isoform X2, which yields MQPYIWLQTTDGAIQQVEQEIAMSCPFICQEVIQKGTGSSKNCAICLPQRVTPTILSLILDYCRFHQVPGRSNKERKSYDEKFMRMDTKQLCELTSAADSLQLKPLVDLTSRTLARIIEGKSPEEIRGIFNLPDDLTEEEKLEPLKNTTADPRIRLLNRLYAKKRKELKERERLKNVEVEEEHVDDRSVDDLLSFINGNDADPKEMKNSKNKKKNRRRKEQQTSSSLKEASELNNKEINGHNIRPQTDGANGVSEASQSNTEDSTFVPREFDDGDIDEEIDPALQEKLDREVEDFARILNSDWPKRMQELLSLGQERKAMPFTSNGNSFLRRNA from the exons ATGCAGCCGTATATCTGGCTTCAGACAACAGATGGTGCAATACAACAAGTGGAACAGGAAATTGCAATGTCTTGCCCTTTTATTTGTCAAGAAGTAATACAAAAAGGCACGGGATCTTCAAAGAACTGTGCAATATGTCTTCCTCAACGAGTCACCCCTACTATTTTGAGCTTAATACTTGATTATTGCCGATTTCATCAAGTACCAGGTCGCTCAAACAAG GAGCGGAAGTCTTATGATGAGAAATTCATGCGGATGGACACGAAGCAGTTATGCGAGTTGACATCTGCTGCAGACAGCCTTCAGTTGAAACCATTGGTTGATCTTACCAGCCGTACACTTGCTCGAATAATTGAAGGAAAATCCCCTGAGGAAATACGCGGCATATTTAATTTGCCAGATGATCTTACAGAG GAAGAGAAATTGGAGCCCTTGAAAAACACAACTGCTGATCCGAGGATCAGGCTTTTGAACCGTTTGTATGCTAAGAAAAGGAAAGAGCTGAAGGAGCGTGAGAGGCTAAAG AatgttgaagttgaagaagagcATGTGGATGATCGTTCAGTCGATGACCTTTTGTCTTTTATTAATGGAAATGATGCAG ATCCAAAGGAGATGAAAAAttctaagaataaaaagaaaaaccgaAGAAGAAAAGAGCAACAGACGAGCTCTTCTTTGAAGGAAGCTTCTGAACTGAACAATAAG GAGATAAATGGTCATAATATCAGACCCCAAACTGATGGAGCTAATGGAGTTTCCGAGGCCTCACAGTCTAATACAGAAGACAGCACTTTTGTTCCTAGAGAGTTTGATGATGGAGATATAGATGAGGAGATCGATCCTGCATTACAGGAAAAACTTGACAG GGAAGTGGAAGATTTCGCTCGCATATTAAATTCTGACTGGCCAAAGAGGATGCAGGAACTGTTGTCGTTGGGGCAAGAAAGAAAAGCAATGCCTTTTACATCCAACGGAAACAGTTTTTTAAGACGAAATGCTT AG
- the LOC112797472 gene encoding origin of replication complex subunit 5 isoform X2 produces the protein MNCFLISPVEVARFSRFCRTCYNQRILFESILNQLHLHRKSSANGYSNAKRCERPSDFINFLKEALTDAINNLKEKSEKLISGKTMAQGGIGNMIYLVFDNFQLVREWDKSSTLLPFLFNLYDLLKIPEVGLIFISNTSPDTFYSSNMGYVEPIPVYFPDYTDADLRKILSRNQADSKLYSSFLDVALRSFFRVTRQVDELSTAFKPLYEKYCEPLRDKRVFPNGDKDKDMKRKLFSHINPHITSSLNEIFKVSSHPSAEVENSKEANLKVNQRKLERREEIAKLDFHMSTSAKYLLISAFLASRNPATLDASLFDSKGGSDNRKRKRKPSEKVPERKESLEEELLMKGPGSFPLERLLAIFQCIVSVAEDSSDEDKQSGELMSDVLLQLSSLCNAKFIFKGRSCPIEGSVRYRSTVSEDLALKVARSLKFPLSSYLYKRT, from the exons ATGAATTGTTTTCTAATTTCCCCGGTAGAAGTAGCCAGATTCTCGAGATT CTGCAGGACGTGTTATAATCAGCGTATCTTGTTTGAATCTATTCTAAATCAGTTGCATCTCCATAGAAAAAGTTCTGCCAATGGCTATTCAAATGCAAAGCGCTGTGAGAGACCATcggattttattaattttcttaaGGAAGCATTGACCGATGCCATAAACAATCTGAAGGAGAAGTCGGAGAAGTTGATATCAGGCAAGACAATGGCACAAGGGGGGATTGGAAACATGATCTACTTGGTATTTGACAATTTTCAGCTTGTTAGAGAGTGGGATAAGAGCTCTACTTTATTACCCTTTCTGTTTAATCTCTATGATCTGCTGAAGATTCCTGAGGTGGGTCTAATATTTATCAGCAATACTTCTCCAGATACCTTTTACTCTTCTAACATGGGTTATGTGGAGCCTATCCCTGTATACTTTCCTGATTACACAGATGCTGATCTTCGCAAAATATTGTCGAGAAACCAAGCAGACTCGAAGCTGTATTCTTCATTCTTGGA TGTGGCTTTAAGGTCTTTCTTTAGGGTTACTAGGCAGGTTGATGAATTGTCCACTGCCTTCAAACCACTATATGAAAAATATTGTGAACCTTTACGCGATAAAAGAGTCTTTCCTAATGGAGACAAAGACAAAGACATGAAGAGAAAGTTATTTAGTCATATCAATCCTCACATCACATCCTCTCTGAATGAGATATTTAAAGTTTCATCTCATCCTTCAGCTGAAGTTGAGAACTCCAAAGAGGCAAATCTGAAGGTGAATCAAAGGAAACTGGAGCGACGTGAAGAAATTGCCAAGCTAGATTTTCACATGTCTACTAGTGCAAAGTATCTTCTTATTTCAGCATTTCTTGCTTCCAGAAATCCAGCTACTCTTGATGCTTCACTTTTTGATTCCAAAGGAGGTTCTGATAATCGAAAGCGAAAGAGGAA ACCCTCTGAGAAGGTGCCTGAAAGAAAGGAAAGTTTAGAAGAGGAGTTACTAATGAAAGGACCTGGAAGTTTCCCACTGGAGAGGTTGTTAGCCATCTTTCAGTGTATTGTATCGGTCGCAGAAGATTCGTCGGATGAGGACAAACAAAGCGGCGAGCTGATGTCTGATGTTTTGTTGCAGCTATCCAGTCTCTGCAAtgctaaatttatatttaaaggaAGAAGCTGTCCAATTGAAGGCTCAGTTCGGTATCGGTCAACTGTATCAGAAGACTTGGCTTTGAAG GTTGCAAGGAGCCTCAAGTTCCCTTTATCAAGTTATTTGTATAAAAGAACCTAG
- the LOC112797472 gene encoding origin of replication complex subunit 5 isoform X3, protein MHLLQNCRTCYNQRILFESILNQLHLHRKSSANGYSNAKRCERPSDFINFLKEALTDAINNLKEKSEKLISGKTMAQGGIGNMIYLVFDNFQLVREWDKSSTLLPFLFNLYDLLKIPEVGLIFISNTSPDTFYSSNMGYVEPIPVYFPDYTDADLRKILSRNQADSKLYSSFLDVALRSFFRVTRQVDELSTAFKPLYEKYCEPLRDKRVFPNGDKDKDMKRKLFSHINPHITSSLNEIFKVSSHPSAEVENSKEANLKVNQRKLERREEIAKLDFHMSTSAKYLLISAFLASRNPATLDASLFDSKGGSDNRKRKRKPSEKVPERKESLEEELLMKGPGSFPLERLLAIFQCIVSVAEDSSDEDKQSGELMSDVLLQLSSLCNAKFIFKGRSCPIEGSVRYRSTVSEDLALKVARSLKFPLSSYLYKRT, encoded by the exons ATGCATCTTCTGCAAAA CTGCAGGACGTGTTATAATCAGCGTATCTTGTTTGAATCTATTCTAAATCAGTTGCATCTCCATAGAAAAAGTTCTGCCAATGGCTATTCAAATGCAAAGCGCTGTGAGAGACCATcggattttattaattttcttaaGGAAGCATTGACCGATGCCATAAACAATCTGAAGGAGAAGTCGGAGAAGTTGATATCAGGCAAGACAATGGCACAAGGGGGGATTGGAAACATGATCTACTTGGTATTTGACAATTTTCAGCTTGTTAGAGAGTGGGATAAGAGCTCTACTTTATTACCCTTTCTGTTTAATCTCTATGATCTGCTGAAGATTCCTGAGGTGGGTCTAATATTTATCAGCAATACTTCTCCAGATACCTTTTACTCTTCTAACATGGGTTATGTGGAGCCTATCCCTGTATACTTTCCTGATTACACAGATGCTGATCTTCGCAAAATATTGTCGAGAAACCAAGCAGACTCGAAGCTGTATTCTTCATTCTTGGA TGTGGCTTTAAGGTCTTTCTTTAGGGTTACTAGGCAGGTTGATGAATTGTCCACTGCCTTCAAACCACTATATGAAAAATATTGTGAACCTTTACGCGATAAAAGAGTCTTTCCTAATGGAGACAAAGACAAAGACATGAAGAGAAAGTTATTTAGTCATATCAATCCTCACATCACATCCTCTCTGAATGAGATATTTAAAGTTTCATCTCATCCTTCAGCTGAAGTTGAGAACTCCAAAGAGGCAAATCTGAAGGTGAATCAAAGGAAACTGGAGCGACGTGAAGAAATTGCCAAGCTAGATTTTCACATGTCTACTAGTGCAAAGTATCTTCTTATTTCAGCATTTCTTGCTTCCAGAAATCCAGCTACTCTTGATGCTTCACTTTTTGATTCCAAAGGAGGTTCTGATAATCGAAAGCGAAAGAGGAA ACCCTCTGAGAAGGTGCCTGAAAGAAAGGAAAGTTTAGAAGAGGAGTTACTAATGAAAGGACCTGGAAGTTTCCCACTGGAGAGGTTGTTAGCCATCTTTCAGTGTATTGTATCGGTCGCAGAAGATTCGTCGGATGAGGACAAACAAAGCGGCGAGCTGATGTCTGATGTTTTGTTGCAGCTATCCAGTCTCTGCAAtgctaaatttatatttaaaggaAGAAGCTGTCCAATTGAAGGCTCAGTTCGGTATCGGTCAACTGTATCAGAAGACTTGGCTTTGAAG GTTGCAAGGAGCCTCAAGTTCCCTTTATCAAGTTATTTGTATAAAAGAACCTAG